In one Alnus glutinosa chromosome 14, dhAlnGlut1.1, whole genome shotgun sequence genomic region, the following are encoded:
- the LOC133857527 gene encoding cytochrome P450 71AU50-like, whose protein sequence is MAWTWSILTLIMLACLLLEWAWKSMNKRRKLPPGPRGFPIIGHFHMLGELPHRDLYRLAQKHGPIMFLRLGLVPTIVVSSPQAAELFLKAHGLVFASRPPQYAAKHISYGQKSLSGSPYGSYWRNVRKICTLELLSSHKINSFKSMRKEELGLLVKFIQEAARDCVAVNLSAKVSSLSADTTCRMVFGKKYTDEDLDERGFKAMIQEVLQLIAIPNLNDYIPFITLLDLQGLTKRMKAVNKIFDDFFERIINEHVQSKDENKTKDFVDVMLSSMESEESDYRIERSDIKAILLDMLAAAMDTSATAIEWVLSELMKHPRVMKKVQKELEDVVGLERMVEESDLDRLEYLEMVVKESMRLHPVAPLLLPHEAMEDCMINGFHIPKKSRVIINAWAIGRDPSVWSDAENFVPERFVGSDIDVRGRDFQLIPFGSGRRVCPGMQLGLTVVRLVVAQLVHCFDWELPNNMQPTELDMTEEFGIVTPRANHLLAIPSTYRLPK, encoded by the exons ATGGCTTGGACATGGAGCATACTCACATTGATTATGCTTGCTTGCCTCCTGCTAGAATGGGCGTGGAAAAGCATGAACAAGAGGAGGAAACTGCCTCCCGGTCCAAGAGGATTCCCCATCATTGGCCACTTTCATATGTTAGGGGAATTGCCTCATCGTGATCTATATCGACTTGCCCAAAAACATGGTCCCATAATGTTCTTGCGCTTGGGCCTGGTGCCTACCATTGTTGTCTCATCCCCTCAAGCTGCCGAGCTGTTCCTTAAAGCACACGGCCTTGTGTTTGCCAGTAGACCACCTCAATACGCTGCAAAGCACATATCTTATGGGCAAAAGAGCTTGTCAGGCTCTCCCTACGGCTCTTACTGGCGCAACGTACGTAAGATATGCACCCTTGAGTTGCTTAGCAGCCATAAAATCAATTCTTTCAAATCCATGAGAAAAGAAGAGCTTGGCCTTTTGGTAAAGTTTATTCAAGAGGCTGCCCGTGACTGTGTTGCTGTTAATCTGAGTGCCAAGGTTTCATCTCTCAGCGCGGATACGACTTGCCGTATGGTGTTTGGGAAGAAGTACACGGATGAGGATCTTGACGAGAGGGGATTCAAGGCTATGATCCAAGAGGTTCTGCAGCTTATAGCAATTCCTAACCTAAACGACTACATTCCTTTCATTACGCTCCTTGATCTTCAGGGGCTGACAAAACGCATGAAGGCTGTAAATAAGATCTTTGATGACTTTTTCGAGAGGATCATCAACGAGCATGTCCAATCCAAGGACGAAAATAAGACCAAGGACTTCGTTGATGTCATGTTGAGCTCCATGGAATCTGAAGAATCTGACTACCGTATTGAACGGTCCGATATCAAAGCCATACTTttg GACATGCTTGCAGCCGCGATGGACACTTCAGCAACGGCGATTGAGTGGGTGCTGTCAGAACTAATGAAGCATCCGCGGGTAATGAAGAAAGTTCAAAAGGAGTTGGAAGACGTGGTGGGATTGGAGAGGATGGTGGAGGAATCGGACTTGGATAGGTTGGAGTACTTGGAGATGGTTGTGAAGGAATCCATGAGGCTACATCCGGTGGCGCCATTGTTGCTACCTCATGAGGCCATGGAAGACTGCATGATTAATGGTTTCCACATACCCAAGAAGTCTAGGGTGATAATAAACGCGTGGGCCATTGGACGAGACCCAAGTGTTTGGAGTGATGCAGAGAATTTCGTCCCGGAGAGATTTGTTGGGAGTGATATAGATGTCCGGGGACGTGACTTCCAACTTATCCCGTTTGGCTCCGGGAGAAGAGTCTGCCCGGGGATGCAACTGGGTCTCACTGTGGTTCGGCTGGTGGTAGCACAGCTAGTCCATTGCTTTGATTGGGAGCTTCCTAATAACATGCAGCCGACTGAGTTGGACATGACTGAGGAGTTTGGTATTGTAACTCCAAGGGCCAACCATCTACTTGCAATTCCTAGTACTTATCGCCTTCCCAAATGA
- the LOC133856539 gene encoding transcription termination factor MTERF5, chloroplastic produces the protein MQALKCNELHRRFRFVADSTEPFLFFFYHSFSSSTKAKTQTPKTDSSFTDYLINNFKFSKTQALSISTRLPRGKSNEKPQSLLLFLQNLGFSETHIRSAVRLCPQILFSDIDKTLKPKIEFFQDLGLVGSELGMFISKNSPILTVSLERKLVPCVEILKKVLCRNQTNQDLIRVLSRCTAVVRVNPESRLLGNIAFLKSCGIVGTQLSMLLTRQPWIFITQESKLRDLVSRVLDMGFSVNSRMLVHGLYTVSCMSNETFMRKLELFRSSGFSSDECMEMFRNQPGLLRASEEKLKLGIEFFMNTVKMEKSALVRFPVSFMYDLEARVIPRYMVLEILKSKRLLKREPSFIHTLNISEEKFLAKFMAKFRDHAEELLVAYKGHLLDYSSVDES, from the coding sequence ATGCAGGCTCTCAAATGCAATGAGCTCCACCGGCGGTTTCGGTTTGTTGCAGACTCAACCGAaccctttctctttttcttctaccattctttttcttcatccaccAAAGCCAAAACCCAGACCCCAAAAACCGACTCTTCCTTCACCGATTACCTAATCAACAACTTCAAATTCTCCAAAACCCAAGCTCTCTCTATCTCGACCCGGCTTCCTCGCGGCAAATCCAATGAGAAACCGCAATCCCTGCTTCTCTTCCTCCAAAATCTCGGATTCTCCGAGACCCACATTCGGTCCGCCGTCCGTTTGTGCCCACAAATACTCTTCTCTGATATCGACAAAACCCTCAAGCCCAAGATCGAGTTTTTTCAGGATCTGGGTCTTGTGGGTTCTGAGCTGGGCATGTTTATTTCCAAGAATTCCCCTATCTTGACTGTCAGTTTGGAGAGAAAATTGGTACCCTGCGTTGAAATTCTCAAGAAAGTCTTGTGCAGAAATCAGACTAACCAGGACCTAATCCGGGTTCTGAGTCGGTGTACTGCGGTGGTGAGGGTAAACCCTGAATCAAGGTTGCTAGGCAACATTGCCTTCTTGAAGAGTTGTGGGATCGTTGGGACTCAGCTCTCGATGCTTTTGACGAGGCAGCCTTGGATTTTTATCACGCAGGAATCGAAGCTTAGGGATCTTGTTTCTCGGGTTTTAGACATGGGTTTTTCTGTGAATTCGAGGATGTTGGTTCATGGGCTTTACACGGTTAGTTGCATGAGCAATGAGACTTTCATGAGGAAATTGGAATTATTTCGGAGTTCCGGGTTTTCTTCGGATGAATGTATGGAAATGTTTCGAAACCAACCTGGTTTGCTTAGGGCATCTGAGGAGAAGTTGAAGCTTGGAATTGAGTTCTTCATGAACACCGTTAAGATGGAAAAGTCGGCGTTAGTTCGTTTTCCTGTGTCTTTTATGTATGACTTGGAGGCAAGAGTGATTCCCCGGTACATGGTTTTGGAGATTTTGAAGTCCAAAAGGTTGTTGAAGAGGGAGCCTAGTTTTATTCATACGTTGAATATAAGCGAGGAGAAATTCTTGGCGAAGTTCATGGCGAAGTTTAGAGATCATGCAGAGGAATTGTTAGTAGCTTACAAGGGTCATTTATTGGATTATTCTTCTGTAGATGAATCTTAA
- the LOC133856768 gene encoding zinc finger BED domain-containing protein RICESLEEPER 2-like encodes MIESALTQWGIDSVFTITIDNASANDVGIEYMRKRMKNKSHTVLGGDFLHMRCAAHILNLVVHEGLKDLGDCITNIRNAVRYVRSSPERMSKFKECIEREKIKCKNMVCLDVPTRWNSTYLMLTTAEKYQRAFDLLGEDEHNHFVVPQPIDWENARAFATFLQTFYEATLKFSGSTHVTSNSYFLQLCIIQNTLNDGCLSEDQVLSSMKALVFWLKKCNGPMWADQVEAKVRDLLNRLIEQYNKFHGRGVGESSNIVEDTRRVDVNPICGDGDKETQYRNMFSQHLVAENDLESIARDVLAIPISTVASESAFSNGGRVLDTFRSSLSPLTIEALICTQDWLKNHPMIYEEVFQDFMESYDEPGKFL; translated from the exons ATGATAGAGAGTGCATTGACTCAGTGGGGGATTGATAGTGTGTTCACTATTACAATCGATAATGCCTCAGCCAATGATGTGGGGATTGAGTATATGAGAAAGAGGATGAAGAACAAGAGTCATACTGTTTTAGGAGGAGATTTTCTTCACATGCGTTGTGCCGCTCATATTTTAAACCTTGTTGTGCATGAAGGCTTGAAAGACTTAGGTGACTGTATTACTAATATAAGGAACGCGGTAAGATATGTGAGGTCTTCACCGGAGAGGATGTCAAAGTTTAAAGAGTGTATAGAGcgggaaaaaattaaatgtaaaaacatgGTGTGTttagatgttccaactagatggaactctacatattTGATGTTGACCACTGCTGAGAAGTACCAAAGAGCTTTTGACCTATTGGGGGAGGATGAGCATAATCATTTTGTTGTTCCTCAACCTATTGATTGGGAAAATGCTAGGGCATTTGCGACATTTTTGCAAACTTTTTATGAAGCTACATTGAAGTTCTCTGGTTCAACTCATGTCACCtccaattcatattttttgcaactttgtattattcaaaatactttgaatgaTGGTTGTCTCAGTGAAGATCAGGTCTTGAGTTCT ATGAAGGCattggtgttttggttgaaaaaatgtaATGGGCCTATGTGGGCGGATCAAGTAGAGGCAAAAGTGAGAGACCTcctgaatcgtttaattgaGCAATACAATAAGTTTCATGGGAGGGGAGTAGGGGAGTCATCTAACATTGTTGAAGATACAAGAAGAGTAGATGTCAATCCTATTTGTGGTGATGGAGATAAAGAGACACAATATAGGAATATGTTTTCCCAACACCTTGTCGCAGAGAATGACTTGGAAT CCATAGCTCGTGATGTATTGGCCATCCCTATTTCCACCGTTGCCTCTGAGTCTGCCTTTAGCAACGGAGGACGTGTATTGGATACCTTTAGGAGTTCATTGTCTCCGCTTACCATTGAGGCCTTGATTTGCACACAAGACTGGTTAAAGAACCACCCAATGATCTATGAGGAAGTGTTTCAGGACTTTATGGAAAGCTATGATGAACCTGgtaaatttttatga